The Vibrio coralliilyticus genome segment TTACCAAATTGTTCTTGATCAAAATGATCAAAATTATTACTAATCAGCGGCATAAGAGTCGGAGAATACCCTTTATCAAGATCGCTTAAACGCCCATCGACAAACGAGTAACGAGTTTGCTGCTGCTGCATCAACTCTATTGGGCGGTTACCAGAAATGATCGCAGTAACAGGGCCTTGATATACTTTACCGTTTTCGTAGCGACTAAACACATCAGGATATTGCTTAAGGACCTTTTCTACCGCCTGCCAAGTGAAAGCAGCTTGTGTTTTGATGTCGATCAGAAGAACAGCCGTATAGTCCCAGCCATCATACATTTGCTGTTGGTTATTTCTGACATGGTTAACAATCGGTTGGACATAAAGCTCATCAAATTTCCATTCATTGACCAAATCGTCTTCATCATGAGCAATGAGAACCTCCTCATAACCAGCCTTATAGTAAACATCCGCCTCAAAACTACCAAAGCCCAACTCGGCTGCACCATGAAAAGGCTCTTCTCGATAGTAGTCATTATGAGAATGGGAGCGAACGGTCTCAGTAATTTCTGTCTCTATTTCACTGTCTGTTTCATCACATGCACTCAATACTAAACAACTGAGTGCAATAAGTACTATGCGTACCAATCTGGCAAAATCCATCATATTTTTTCTTAATATCCAATAAGTAAATTGAAACACTGCACACGTAGTGCGGGGATATCATTGAAGTAAGAAATGACATTTCCATTAACAAAAAATGAACGAGAGCTAATTAATATTTATGAGGAAATAGATGGAATAAGGATCTGATTTAAATAATAAAGTTACATTTACAATACGAATCTTTTAGGGAGAGAAACCGTTGTTTTTTGTCATTAGAACTACAGAAATGAAAGATCCTTGATTGACGGAACAATGATCAAGTCCCCCTTGATCATGCTTTCAATACTTGAAGAAATTTAGACAAAAAAAAGCGAGTTCAAAAGAACTCGCAAACAATTCAGAATGAATGTAACAATATGAGCCAATCTATCAGGGATAATCCAAATCCCTTATTCATCAGAAAGGACAAAAGGTTGTCTATTCGGGATAAATAATATCCAACTCCCCGGTGAGCAATGTCAGTTCACTGTCAGGGGAATGTAGTAGGTTTGTCTATTCACACTAGGTATGTAACACAGAGAAATAATATCAAAAAGCCAGCAAGCACATGCTGGCAATTCACTATGTGTACGAGTATCTAGGGTTATACCGCCACTTCATCAAGTACTCTAAACACACCTTCATCAAGGTGCCCTTCATGAACTTGTTTACACACTTTGCGTCTCACTGCGAGACCAGCAATTAGACGTTCAATGGATAAGTGTTTATTTTCACTCTGCCCGTTGTAAAGTTCAATCAACTTGCTTAGTGTCTCGTACGGAATGATTTCGTCTCCTACACGAAGGAAATCAAGCTTCTCTATGAGCTCCTGACACTCTTCCTGAATCGAGTTGTGTGAATGCCCTGTCATCGCAGCCAAAGCCATTATAGAGCGTTCTAGGGCCTCTGGAGAGGTATACTTGGATAAGGTAATGGTAATTTCGTCTGCATTGATCTCGACTAAATGCTTACGGATTTTAACTCTACGTCCCAATTTTCCTTTTGGAGAACGTTCTTTGCGCTGGATGGGTTCAAACTCGCCATCAATAATCTGCGACATTTCATCTAACTGCTGCTTAGTGACCATTTCATTACGCAGTGGGTTAGGCAACGTAGGGGCCATATTACGTTTACCTGCGTTGGTCGTGCGAGCACGCGAGTAACGAAGCACTTCTTCAGCATCACACTTGATGTCAAACTGGTAGTCTTTGATCTTACCGCCTTCTACGATCGTGGAGATCGTTAGGTGATAACCCCATAGATTGACCTTAAACAGATCGTCCGTGCCCTCCCCTTCCGATAACTTTTTCAATTCGCGGATCAAATCCATCGAGAATCGGCGCCATTCAATATTACGCGCTAACTTCTGATTGAGTGTGCTAAGCAACATCACGTCGGTATGACGACGAGACATGCGGCTTCGGAAATAGCTATAGAGCTGGAAAACTAAAGTGTGCTGTTTCAAGATCTCTGGAGGGAAAAGGAAGAAATAGTCACGAGTCAACAACTCTTCGTAGAAAGAAGGTTCCCATACCAATATATATAAGTTGGGTTTAATACGAATTTCGCCGTCAGCCCCCTCTGTCGGTGCTTCTTCCGATGCTGTGATAGTGCGGGCCAAAAAGCGAAAACGATCACTCTTGAAACCCTCAGGCATATTTTCACTCAACCAACGGCCTGTCAACTCATGTAATTGAAAGTCGGTAAATTCGATTCGATCAATGCTGTCACGGATCGAATCACGAGCCGGTCCACTGTCTTTCTTACCCCGTAAAGACAAGATATCAGTAATGTATAGTGGGGTTTTATTAGGGGTTTGTTTTGCGTCCAGCTGGTACTGATGTTGGTGATGATCATGATATTGAACTGTCAAAGTGAATAGCGCAAACAGCGTCATAAGATCATCGACGGTCATGATGTTCTTCGAAGAACGTGTTTCGATCACAGCTTTGGTGCCAGAGATCAAAACCATACTCTTTTGATATTGTTTACGAGTACGTGGAGGCGCTAAAGCTTGATCAATAATACCCGCCCAGTTAGTTGGTGAAACCACAAACTGGTCTGCTTCATCTTTCATCGCTGGTGGTGTATTTAGGCCATGCTCATTCAATAACCGTTTATTGACGTGTGTCTGTGCCAGAGCTTTAGATCGTTTTTGTTTCTCGCTTTGCTTTACCGACTCTGTCATCAAGCTGGTGGCTCCAAGAACAGAGATCAACTGATTTGGGTTTACAAAGCGGTGCAACATGGTTTTCCCGGCGAGGCCTTCTTCAAAACGGACCGGAATTTGCTGAAAGAGGCCAATATTTACAGCTGCACGCAAACGCTGTTGAATGGCGGCTCGAGTCAGTTGACCATCTGTCGCCTCAATCAGTTCTGTAGTAGATACTAAACCATCTTTACTACTAAAACCTTGTAATGAAATTAGATTCAAAAGCTCAACGATGCTTTTAGTCACGCCTTTGAAATGCTGATATTGCTCGATCCAATTTACGGCGGCTTCGGACACTTCAAACATATGTCCATCTTTATGACTCCTAGGAGCTTTGATCAATACTTTTTCTTCTGAGCTCATTTATTATGATCCATGTCACGTTAGCCGTAATATTGCTATGGTTCCGAAAGGATAAAGAAAAAAGCCTTATAAATAAAGAGAAAACTTGTTGTTTTGAATAACTGATCTTTCTGATTTAAATGATCTTTATTGATTATATGATCTAATGATCTGAACCAAGTTATTATTGCAAGCTCATGTTATTAATGAACTTTTTTTATCCACATCTGAAAGCATGATCATGATATGTACGAAAGCATGATCATAAAAAAGAGGAAAGCATGATCAGATACTTACAGAACCATGATCATTAGTCTAGCGAATGCATGATCATTACTACGTCTGAAGCATGATCATCATAGACCCACACTTTATCCACAGTGAAAAGCGATTTGCTGAAAGTAATGAGCCCTATTTAGTGTGTATTTTTGGTTTTAACAACGAAACGATGATCAAGGTGTAGGAAAAAAATGACCGAATACGATTAAATTTGTTGGTTTATTCATCAATTTGAAATCCATCTGACATCTTTCCTTTCCACGAGCATTACTTTGATTGATTAGCCTATCGAGCG includes the following:
- a CDS encoding phosphatidylinositol-specific phospholipase C/glycerophosphodiester phosphodiesterase family protein, producing the protein MMDFARLVRIVLIALSCLVLSACDETDSEIETEITETVRSHSHNDYYREEPFHGAAELGFGSFEADVYYKAGYEEVLIAHDEDDLVNEWKFDELYVQPIVNHVRNNQQQMYDGWDYTAVLLIDIKTQAAFTWQAVEKVLKQYPDVFSRYENGKVYQGPVTAIISGNRPIELMQQQQTRYSFVDGRLSDLDKGYSPTLMPLISNNFDHFDQEQFGNFDGTGEWPEEALEELERIITTAHANKQKIRFWATPEDDAETRDTIWGELTKANVDYINTDLLQTLHDWLLVNDPHPDMPGLNWLDHPDWQPMD
- a CDS encoding replication initiator protein RctB domain-containing protein; amino-acid sequence: MSSEEKVLIKAPRSHKDGHMFEVSEAAVNWIEQYQHFKGVTKSIVELLNLISLQGFSSKDGLVSTTELIEATDGQLTRAAIQQRLRAAVNIGLFQQIPVRFEEGLAGKTMLHRFVNPNQLISVLGATSLMTESVKQSEKQKRSKALAQTHVNKRLLNEHGLNTPPAMKDEADQFVVSPTNWAGIIDQALAPPRTRKQYQKSMVLISGTKAVIETRSSKNIMTVDDLMTLFALFTLTVQYHDHHQHQYQLDAKQTPNKTPLYITDILSLRGKKDSGPARDSIRDSIDRIEFTDFQLHELTGRWLSENMPEGFKSDRFRFLARTITASEEAPTEGADGEIRIKPNLYILVWEPSFYEELLTRDYFFLFPPEILKQHTLVFQLYSYFRSRMSRRHTDVMLLSTLNQKLARNIEWRRFSMDLIRELKKLSEGEGTDDLFKVNLWGYHLTISTIVEGGKIKDYQFDIKCDAEEVLRYSRARTTNAGKRNMAPTLPNPLRNEMVTKQQLDEMSQIIDGEFEPIQRKERSPKGKLGRRVKIRKHLVEINADEITITLSKYTSPEALERSIMALAAMTGHSHNSIQEECQELIEKLDFLRVGDEIIPYETLSKLIELYNGQSENKHLSIERLIAGLAVRRKVCKQVHEGHLDEGVFRVLDEVAV